The sequence CGAAGTTCAACGAGAAGGAGCTTACCACTCTTGAGCAGACGCAGTTAGACGCTCAGGCCGAACTTGAAGCAGCAAAGTCAGCAGAGGGGGCGAAGTAACCAATGGCAGCGTTATTAGTATTCGTTGTATTCCTTGTAGCAATTATTCTCTCGATACCAATCGGAGTCAGTATGATTCTGGGTTCAGTCGCTCCCATCCTTCTGATGGCACGCGGCGGAGTTATCCCTCAGGTCATCGACAACACTTTATCCGGCGCAAACTCTACGCCTATCCTGGCCGTGCCCCTGTTCATTCTCGGCGGCGTTATCATGGCTGAAGGCGGCATCTCCAAAAAGCTCTTTAACTTCTTCTCCTACTTTGTGGGAAGGATTACGGGCGGAGTTCCCTGCGCAGTCGTCTTAACCTGCTTGTTCTATGGAGCAATCTCCGGCTCAGGCCCCGCAACAACTGCGGCAGTCGGCGCAATGTGCATCCCCTTCATGGTTGACTTGGGCTACAACAAGACTTGGGCGGCAGGACTTATCGCGGTCGCCGGAGGTCTGGGAGTTATCATCCCGCCGTCAATCCCCTTCGTGCTCTACTCGCTGGCTACGGGCGTTTCAACCGGCAAGCTGTTCTTGGGCGGAGTATTTCCCGGAATATTAATCGGTCTGTTCCTGATGGCCTATGCAGTGTTCTACTGCGCAACCAACCGCGAGAACAAAGCCGAGATTGACGCGAAGACTAAAGCACGTCTCGACGAGATAAGCAAGGACGGTTTCTGGCCGCTGTTCAAGGATTCTTTCTGGGCGTTAATGTGCCCGGTAATCATTCTCGGCGGTATCTACACAGGGTTCTTCACGCCGACAGAAGCAGCAGTCGTCTCCGTGTTCTATGCAATCATCGTGTGCCTGTTCATTGAGCGCAGCATCAAGTTCTCGGCACTGCCCGCGTTCCTCGTCAGCAGTGTAAAGACTTACGGCGGACTTGCGTTCGTTCTGGCATTCGCTACGGCGTTCGGCAGAGTGTTATCACTCACACACGCAACCTCAGCGGTACAGGATTTCATCGTCAACAACTTCCACAGCTCTGTATCAGTGCTTTCCGTATGCACAATCATATTCCTGATTCTGGGTATGATTATGGACACCGGCCCGGCAATCATCATCCTTGCCCCTGTCCTTCTGCCTGCGGTTAAGATGCTCGGCGTTGATGAAGTACATTTCGGCGTTGTTCTGGTGTGCTGCCTGTCAATCGGACTTGCTACGCCTCCGTTCGGTCTTGACCTGTTCGTCGCGGGCAATATCTCTCAGGATCAGCCTATGGCCGTTGCAAAGAGAGCTTTCCCGTTCATCGTTGCGTTCCTGCTTTCGCTTGCTCTGATTGTGTACGTTCCTGCAATCAGCACGTGGCTTGTGTATTAGGAGGGGTAAATCATGAAGAAGTTTATCATTGCCCTGTTAGTGTGTGTACTTGCGCTCTCGTCGTGTGCATTCGGCGCGTCAGAGTTCGATGAATTGTGGCTTGTTACCGCCGACACGACAGCTAAGGGTGCGGCTGGTCAGGTTTTCGTTCAGCTCGTACAGGAAAAAGTGAAGGCAGCTAATGCCGGACTCGTAATCGACTACTTCCCCAACGGAGAGCTTGGCGGCGACGCTGACCTTCTCCGCCAGGCACAGAAGGGCTACATTGCAATAATGCTCTGCCAGACTGCGCCGGTTGTGTCGTTCATTCCTGAAGTTGCAGTGTTTGACCTGCCGATGGTGTTTGCACGTTACGACGGCGACACAATCGATAAGGTGCTCAACGGAGACTCGACGTTCCATCAGAAGATGTCAGAGGCCTACGAGAAAGCAGGGCTTCACCTTCTAGGCTTCATGCAGAACGCGACGTACAGGCTCGCGACAGCCAACAGAGACCTTCAGACTCTGAGCGACTTCAAAGGCCTTCAGATCAGGACGATGGAGAACAAGAACCACATGGACTTCTGGACGGCAATCGGAGCAGAGCCTACACCTCTTGCGTGGGCGGAGCTGTACATCTCGTTGCAGCAGGGCACGGTCAACGCTCAGGAGAACGCGGCGGATACCTGCGTGGGCGCACACTTCGAGGAAGTACAGAATTACCTTGCGTGCACGAATCACATTCTGTACTGCAACCAGATCTGCATGAACAAGAAGCTCTACGATGCTCTTTCGCCGGAGCACAAGGCAGTGCTGGATAAGGCAGTGAGCGAGGCACTTGCAGAGATGCGCCCGAAGCTCGAAGAAATCGACAGGAGCAACAAGGAAATCCTCATCAAGGGCAACATGAAGATGATAGAGTACGATAACTCATTCTTCAGTGATGTGCTTGACATTCAGGGAGTGAAGGACCTGTACACGAGGATAGACAAGGCCACCAACGGACTAGGCAATATTCTTGTGGACAGTCTTGCGGCGGCGGCTCGTCTCTCACAGGCTGAGGCGGAGGCATCTGCGGTAGTTGATGCTCCAGCTCCTGCACCTGCTCAGTAGTATTCAGCGTTAGGACTTTCCCCCCCCTGCTGTGCCCCAAAACATAGCGGGGGGCTTACTTTAAGGAGGTATACACATGAAGAAAGCAGCATTAGCACTCGTTCTCGTTCTGGCAGTGTGTGCGTCGGCGTTCGCTTATACTCCCGGAACGTACACGGCAAAAGCAACAGGCTTCAACCCGGCAGTACCCGTAGAGGTTCAGGTAACGTTCGACGC comes from Synergistaceae bacterium and encodes:
- a CDS encoding TRAP transporter large permease; this translates as MAALLVFVVFLVAIILSIPIGVSMILGSVAPILLMARGGVIPQVIDNTLSGANSTPILAVPLFILGGVIMAEGGISKKLFNFFSYFVGRITGGVPCAVVLTCLFYGAISGSGPATTAAVGAMCIPFMVDLGYNKTWAAGLIAVAGGLGVIIPPSIPFVLYSLATGVSTGKLFLGGVFPGILIGLFLMAYAVFYCATNRENKAEIDAKTKARLDEISKDGFWPLFKDSFWALMCPVIILGGIYTGFFTPTEAAVVSVFYAIIVCLFIERSIKFSALPAFLVSSVKTYGGLAFVLAFATAFGRVLSLTHATSAVQDFIVNNFHSSVSVLSVCTIIFLILGMIMDTGPAIIILAPVLLPAVKMLGVDEVHFGVVLVCCLSIGLATPPFGLDLFVAGNISQDQPMAVAKRAFPFIVAFLLSLALIVYVPAISTWLVY
- a CDS encoding TRAP transporter substrate-binding protein, with the translated sequence MKKFIIALLVCVLALSSCAFGASEFDELWLVTADTTAKGAAGQVFVQLVQEKVKAANAGLVIDYFPNGELGGDADLLRQAQKGYIAIMLCQTAPVVSFIPEVAVFDLPMVFARYDGDTIDKVLNGDSTFHQKMSEAYEKAGLHLLGFMQNATYRLATANRDLQTLSDFKGLQIRTMENKNHMDFWTAIGAEPTPLAWAELYISLQQGTVNAQENAADTCVGAHFEEVQNYLACTNHILYCNQICMNKKLYDALSPEHKAVLDKAVSEALAEMRPKLEEIDRSNKEILIKGNMKMIEYDNSFFSDVLDIQGVKDLYTRIDKATNGLGNILVDSLAAAARLSQAEAEASAVVDAPAPAPAQ